The proteins below come from a single Malus sylvestris chromosome 3, drMalSylv7.2, whole genome shotgun sequence genomic window:
- the LOC126616053 gene encoding uncharacterized protein LOC126616053: MKMNPEQNSAKARASPVSGALCGPSTVISEQGSLYLHRHPDAVLNEQGGHRNFFSNDSTQSCLGAYAPINFTRDTQKKYFDPIRRGRVKKLGQKSRVQESKMRLGTWNIGTLTGKSMEVVEVMVRRRINIMCLQETKWVGSKAKDLENSGFKLWYSGTHRTRNGVGIIVDKTLVQDVVDVKRVGDRIMAIKIVIGQELINVISAYTPQVGLDTRSKEKFWEDLGDLVQGIAQTEKLFIGGDLNGHVGKETGNYGGFHGGHGFGERNDDGEAILDFAMAFDLFLANTFFKKREEHVITYKSGSSKTQIDFLLMRKGDRITCKDCKVIPGESVANQHRLLVMDVHIKRVRQKNKTWKCPRTRWWNLKEEKQAIFKEKVITQCVWDREGEASQMWDSMASCIRKVAKEVLGESKGFAPHQKESWWWNEEVQTKVKAKKECCKALYKDRTDENGERYRKAKQEAKKAVREAKLAAYDDMYKRLDTKEGELDIYKLARAREKKTRDLNQVRCIKDEDGKVLATENAVKDRWRGYFHNLFNEGHERSASLGELSNSEECRNYSFYRRIRKEEVVVALKKMKQRKAIGPDEIPIEVWKVLGERYNMAH; this comes from the coding sequence atgaaaatgaatccagaacaaaatagcgctaaagctagggcgtcacccgtaagtggcgcgctgtgcggcccgagcacagtgataagtgagcaagggtcgctgtatctccatcggcacccggatgcagtgttaaatgagcaagggggccatagaaacttcttttcgaacgactccactcaaagttgtttgggagcatatgctcctatcaactttacccgggacacacaaaagaagtactttgatcctattagacgggggagggtgaagaagctaggacagaagagtagagttcaagagagcaaaatgcgtttaggaacgtggaatataggaaccttaacgggaaaatctatggaagtagtggaagttatggtgaggagaaggataaatattatgtgcctacaagaaactaagtgggttggtagtaaggcaaaggatctagaaaactcagggtttaaactttggtattcgggcacacatagaacgagaaacggtgttggcatcatcgtggacaagaccttggtacaagatgttgtagatgtcaagagggtaggagatagaatcatggcaatcaagattgtaataggacaagaacttatcaatgtgattagtgcgtacacacctcaagtagggttggatacgaggtcgaaggagaaattttgggaagatcttggagacttggtgcaaggaattgctcagacggagaagttatttataggaggagatttaaatggacacgtgggcaaggagacaggcaactatggaggttttcatggtggccatggttttggggagagaaacgatgatggggaagctatcttggattttgcaatggcatttgatctcttcttagccaacaccttctttaagaagagagaagaacatgtgatcacctacaagagtgggtcgtcaaaaacacaaatagattttcttctaatgaggaaaggggatcgtataacttgtaaggattgcaaagttataccaggagagagcgtggctaatcaacatcgcttgttggtgatggatgtacatatcaaaagagtgagacaaaagaacaagacttggaagtgcccaaggactagatggtggaatctaaaagaagaaaaacaagccattttcaaagagaaagtaatcacccagtgtgtgtgggatagagagggggaagctagccaaatgtgggattccatggctagttgtatccgaaaagtagcaaaagaggtattaggagagtccaagggctttgccccacaccaaaaggaatcttggtggtggaatgaggaggtacaaacaaaggtgaaggctaagaaggaatgttgtaaagccttatacaaggataggactgatgaaaatggtgaaaggtatagaaaagcgaagcaagaggcgaagaaagctgtgagagaagctaagttagcggcttacgacgatatgtataaacgactagataccaaagaaggagagttggatatctataaactagctagagcaagggaaaagaagacaagggacctaaaccaagtgaggtgcatcaaggatgaggatggaaaagttcttgctacagagaatgcggttaaagacagatggagaggttattttcataatcttttcaatgaaggacatgaaaggagtgcttctttaggggagttgagtaactcagaagagtgtagaaactactctttttatcgtcgaatccggaaggaagaagtggttgtagctttgaagaagatgaagcaaagaaaagcaataggcccagacgagataccaatcgaagtgtggaaagttttgggagagaggtataacatggctcactga